One segment of Pseudomonadota bacterium DNA contains the following:
- a CDS encoding ATP-binding protein, which produces MEQRVAADYQLPLQWLDHLLQREVLRLRARYELSLDEFRGLYVSDAQVDALLAQREEDEDTIGLTRVRADASRLRADAWQQLDAIPVWRHAVATLGLNDASQHVLLLALAPHLCPAYATLYAYLNNDVSRRWVTPDLAARVFRAHAPNALMDALIDSSGLYRSLPESDRNKHSESLQSFGWTLNAAAADVLIRPQGSLPAQRIDTELPRDFAAYARLLRHRSTPPLLLLTGSRGSGRCALARRLAEAAGRALIVVDATTLPPAFADLDRAVQDWSLRARLSDSMVYLRGFADVDPDKDGAARRFVRGIAESHTEIVVPASAGFAWSHCFRGLGATCLTVAGPNSEERASLWQHALGDLAPRSPDDVARVASEYELTPSQIQDAGAWVTTQHRINGSADERPPAHALQEAARLHSLGRMEQLATRVRTQFDLDDLVLPRTTRSRVGELIDAVRHRHAVLERWGMRERCGGASGLVALFAGGSGTGKTMTVSVIAREVGLDAYRIDLASVVSKYIGETEKNLERIFSAAASANCILFFDEADALFGKRSEVKDAHDRHANVEIAYLLQRVEVHPGVVILATNIAKNMDPAFSRRVHYTLDFPKPTAELREQLWRGMFPPQAPLADDLDFDFLARGFELTGGEIRNLALDGAMLAAAQDSRIDMRCLIKAVARRLLSEGRAPSAAQFKQYAHLLDAHANGVALNGRAAPSPHPSPTHWS; this is translated from the coding sequence GTGGAACAACGCGTAGCCGCCGACTACCAGCTTCCGCTCCAGTGGTTGGATCACCTCCTGCAGCGCGAGGTGCTGCGCCTGCGTGCGCGCTACGAGCTATCCCTGGACGAGTTCCGCGGGCTCTACGTGAGCGACGCGCAGGTGGACGCCTTGCTGGCGCAGCGCGAGGAGGATGAGGACACGATCGGGCTGACACGCGTGCGAGCGGACGCGAGCCGCCTGCGCGCCGATGCCTGGCAGCAACTCGACGCGATCCCCGTGTGGCGCCACGCCGTCGCCACCCTCGGTCTCAACGACGCTAGCCAACACGTGTTGCTACTGGCGTTGGCACCGCACCTCTGCCCCGCCTACGCCACGCTGTACGCCTATCTGAACAACGACGTGAGCCGGCGCTGGGTAACGCCAGATCTCGCCGCCCGCGTCTTCCGGGCGCACGCGCCCAACGCCCTGATGGATGCCCTCATCGACAGCTCAGGGCTATACCGATCGCTCCCCGAGTCCGATCGCAACAAACACAGTGAATCCCTGCAGAGCTTCGGTTGGACCCTGAACGCCGCAGCGGCGGACGTACTGATCCGGCCGCAGGGTAGTCTGCCTGCACAACGTATCGATACGGAGCTGCCACGAGACTTTGCTGCCTACGCGCGGCTACTGCGCCATCGCAGTACACCACCGCTCCTGTTGCTGACCGGCAGCCGCGGCAGCGGGCGCTGCGCCCTCGCCCGACGCCTCGCCGAGGCGGCGGGCAGAGCACTGATCGTGGTCGACGCCACGACGCTACCCCCCGCGTTCGCCGACCTAGATCGCGCCGTCCAGGACTGGTCTCTGCGTGCACGCTTGAGCGATTCCATGGTGTACCTACGCGGCTTCGCCGACGTCGATCCGGACAAAGACGGCGCGGCGCGACGTTTCGTTCGCGGCATCGCCGAGAGCCACACCGAGATCGTGGTGCCGGCGTCGGCCGGGTTCGCCTGGAGCCACTGCTTCCGCGGCCTCGGCGCGACCTGCCTGACGGTCGCCGGTCCGAACAGCGAGGAGCGCGCCTCCCTGTGGCAGCATGCCCTGGGCGACTTGGCGCCGCGCTCGCCTGACGACGTCGCCCGTGTCGCGAGCGAGTACGAGCTGACCCCGAGTCAGATCCAGGATGCCGGCGCCTGGGTGACCACCCAACACCGCATCAACGGCTCGGCCGACGAGCGTCCGCCAGCACACGCGCTGCAGGAGGCCGCAAGACTGCACTCGCTCGGGCGCATGGAACAGCTCGCCACGCGCGTGCGCACCCAGTTCGATCTCGACGACCTCGTGCTTCCGCGCACCACGCGCTCCCGGGTGGGAGAGCTCATCGATGCGGTTCGCCATCGTCACGCCGTGCTGGAGCGCTGGGGCATGCGCGAGCGCTGCGGCGGCGCCAGCGGCCTGGTCGCCCTGTTCGCCGGTGGCAGCGGCACCGGGAAGACGATGACCGTGAGCGTGATCGCCCGCGAGGTCGGACTCGACGCCTATCGCATCGACCTCGCCTCCGTGGTTTCCAAGTACATCGGTGAGACGGAGAAGAACCTCGAGCGGATCTTCAGTGCCGCCGCCAGCGCCAACTGCATCCTCTTCTTCGACGAAGCAGACGCGCTCTTCGGCAAGCGTTCGGAGGTCAAAGATGCCCACGATCGCCACGCCAACGTGGAGATCGCCTACCTCCTGCAACGGGTGGAGGTGCATCCGGGCGTCGTGATCCTGGCCACCAACATCGCCAAGAACATGGACCCGGCCTTCAGCCGCCGCGTGCACTACACCCTCGACTTCCCCAAGCCGACGGCCGAGCTACGCGAACAGCTGTGGCGCGGGATGTTCCCGCCTCAGGCGCCGCTGGCGGACGATCTCGACTTCGACTTCCTGGCGCGCGGCTTCGAACTGACCGGCGGTGAGATCCGCAACCTCGCCCTCGACGGCGCCATGTTGGCCGCGGCGCAAGACAGTCGCATCGACATGCGCTGCCTGATCAAGGCGGTCGCGCGGCGGCTGCTGAGCGAAGGTCGCGCCCCGAGCGCTGCCCAGTTCAAGCAGTACGCGCATCTGCTCGACGCCCACGCCAACGGCGTCGCGCTCAACGGCCGCGCCGCGCCGTCGCCCCACCCTTCCCCGACCCACTGGAGCTAG